From the Hippocampus zosterae strain Florida chromosome 13, ASM2543408v3, whole genome shotgun sequence genome, the window GAAGGTCAGTGTTTTTACATGGCTCTTGTGTGCGTCTgcacagtcacatttttttgttatagGTAGTAACAATTGAAGTGGACaagcggtatagaaaatgatgtgggtttttttcacaATCCATATCATTTGACAAggtttgtgaaaataaataaaatatttataccatatcaaaatatatttatattttaaaataaatactatGGTTTCGTAATTATAATATATGAGGTAACATTCTACCACAAAATGGAAAACTGTTTGAACGATCCCTCAGTTCTGTTTGTGTAACATATTTTATTAATTCGGTCGAAATCATCTTTTCTCGTCGAATCTGTCACGGTAGAATTTCAGAAACTGTGGAGGAGCGTTCCAGTTGATTCCATGGATGAAGAAAAGATTGAAGAGTACTTGAAAAAGCAAGGCATCACCTCCATGCAGGAATCGGGGCCAAAGAAAGTGGTCAGTATCTTCCTGGTTTCGAATCAATTTGATATCCAAATCCTACATTACTCCTTAACTTCAATATAACAAGTTACTGGAGAGAGTAACTATTACATTActttttttagggtggggggaaatggggaaaaatgccAGAAATCTTAAATATTTGACAGAGTAAAACTGTATAGATGGTTACTTTATTGAATATTCATTGGACTTTCAGCAAAATTGGTAGACATTGAAATTTGCTATTCGTTAAACTACTATAAGCTGTGGATTCGCAAGCAACTCCCGTAGTCAACATCTGGCCAGTACAACACATTTAACACTGCCTGAGCCAATCATCACTTCTTTAgttcttaaaaaaatgcaactccATTGAGGAATATAGGTGGTTGGATAAACAAATTCAATGATCtaataattgaagtactgtaCCACCTAATTTGCCAGTCATGGTGTTAtcatgattcaaatgattattAGATTGCACAAAAATAACATCATTACTAAGAATCTCGTTTGTCCATCACTGGAACTTGCAAATGCACACCCGCAATTATAAATGAATAATATGAAGCCAACATGAAAAGATGCTGATTGGCCCCATTACTTTTTGAGGGGACACAATCTAATCGGCCTAAAGTTCGGAAAGATGGATTTCTGAGTCCATCTGCCTCGAGAGGTTCGGCCAAGCCCCTTTCCGCTGAAGCTTCGATTGCCTCTCATATTTCACTGGAAATGAATGAACAGCAAACATCACTGCCAAGCCTGTACTGACTGTTCTATGCTCCCTGCAGTTACCAGTTCAAAAGAGGAAGAAGCAATCTGGTCAGCGAAAGAGACACTTCAAGACCCACAACAACCATTTGGCAGGAGTATTGGAGGACTACGCAGATGGTGTGCCGGTCAAAAAGTGAAATCAAACACTTGGAAAGCGGACGGCTCAAATCCTGTATTAGCTTATTTTGCAGCCCGTGTGAATAGTGACTGCTTTGTGGTATCCATTTTAGCTATTGAGCAAGAAGGACGCTTGAAAACAGGATATCAATCTTTCTGGACAAAGCCATCGTTGAAGGGGCTAACACCACTTTGCAAACAAAACCAGGCTGAAATGTGTGTAAATACACCAAAATCTGTGTATAGAAGATATTTTCCGCAATGCTTCTTAAATACAGTTCTATACTGATAGttcactttccaaaaaaaaaaaaacgtgcagaagaaaaaaatctgttgtgcGTCACAGATGTCATTCCAGCATGGATCATATTTGATGGCAACATGAGCTaatattttcagttgttttacttTGCCGGGGCCATTCCATCCTGCTTTTAATAAAATACGACATTTCTTTATAAGGTCTTCTAAATTGTCTATTGTGAAGCATTGTAGGTTTTGTTGAATTAAATATGCACTAAGATACTAGATTTGCTGCATCACAAGGCAGCAGTGTTCAAGTGTAAGGTGTAACACTAAGCTTCGGGAGAAACTGCCATGCTCACATATTTTGGGCAAAATGGATTAGTATTTGGTTCCGACAGTAAGAGATGGGACTGATGAGTAGACCCATCTCCAAATATACACCAAATATCAGGTCACAACAATTACAATGTAATTTTATTCTTTTCATAGGGCTGATTGATATGGTTGCAGAGTGTATCACGAATGTTTCTTatcaatatataattttttaaactaTGATTTCATTAACGATCAAAATTAAAACATGAGCAACAATACTCTTCAAAATATCTTGCGCTTGTAATTGTGGCACAAATCCAATGCCATATTGTACACTCTGCCGCCAGCAGAATGACTGGGTTggctttctgccccccccccttttctttttcaatcaatATTTTAATGAGTGCAATTGATAATGATCAGGTCTCTCTTGCGTTAAATATTGAAATACTGCCCaacccatttttttgtgtttaaattgGGCAAACAGCAACCATTTTATGTTCTCTCCAGAAAAATTCACTGTCAGTGACGCACTTAAAAATTGCTCTAATCAATCCCAAAGTTAAGATTTGAAATAAACGGTGCATTCCTGTGGAAAAAGTTGAACAATTAATCATGAGTACAAAACTGAGCATGTTTAATTTATCAGATCATATAGTTTAGCACAGAAGGAGCGGTATAAAGGTGTTTGGCTTCGTAGAATATACCAGCAAGGAAAAGTACTGATGAGAATAATGTTGAGTAATATGTACATATGTCATTTCACCTTGACCTACTTCAGATTTTGCTATTCACAATTCCAATGTTGCATGTTTAACTAGCAGTGTGGCTGGCTTTAATGGTTTTCTTCAAGTGATGGTAGTTGGGCAAAATCTTCATTAAGAAATCGAGCTGTAGAGTTTGAGGCTGTAAGACAAAAGAGAAGAAACATTTAAGCAGGGTGatgatttttgaaatgattgtgAAAGCAATCCTGCCAAACCATCGAACAATATTTGCATCCATATACCTGTGGTCTCTCAGTCTGCACCCGCCTCATACATCCAGAACCATAAATTACTGTgttctctggtatgacctcgcAGGTGTTCACCTGGCAGAAGGCGCCAATGATGCAGCCACTGGTTAGGATTACATTCCTACCTACATCAGCTGGACAATACAATAGAAGACACAGAGTAATTACAACAGAATGCTTCTATTTCCAATCTGTGATAAGAAAACTCACCTTTTGATTCGATAACATTGTTGTCGCCAATTTTGAGGGCTTGTGACACTGCAGAATCAGTCAGGGCAAATGTGTAATGTTTGGACAGGCGAAAAGCTTTACAAAAGTTCAATTATGATTCAGAAAGGTAATGACAAAGAAAAGGATACAACAGCCAACTTCAAATACATTATTGATACCAATGGTCATCGTCTTTGGTTCCACTTCGACATCTGGGGTGATGTTTTCTGGATAACTATTAAAATAGAAACAAGGATGTAAAATAGGTATCCTGTTATatatatgcatgttttttttttaaagactaggTCGTTTTCGGATTTATTCCCTCCACACTTCCTTAATCCCTATACAGTAAAGAGGATTTTATGTTGATCGTTCACTCCTCAGTCAGATGAAAAACAGTTTTGACAACAACCTCCCCAACTAATCTCCGTCTTTCCCTTGATAAATTCGATCTTCTCATCCTGATTCAAATTTGGTGCCAGTAAATAGTGCAATTAATTCAGCTGTAGATATATCCCCTAAGGTGAAATACTGCCATCTGGAAATGAATTGGAAATATCAAAATACGGTTGGCGAGAGCTACAATTTGGTCCAGGGATGAATGAGTGGACAAGGAGTGATTGCAAACAGacgaatatttatttatttttttgtttacatcagTCGTGACTGACATCCAGTGTCACCTGTTAATGATGACAGCTTGTTCCTCGATCAAATTGCCTTCTCCGATCACAATGGGTCCCGCTTCTGCAATAATTCGTGCTTTTGGGTGAACCACTGTCCTTGGGCCTGAGTTAAAGCAAGAGAATACAGCGTAATTGGATGCAGTGTACCGATAGTAGTTGCTACATTATCAATCGTGAAGCTGCTTAAACGCTATACAAAGCGAAGCAGCTTACCTATTGTAACATCTCCTTTGATCTCACTTTCAACACACACCACAGCCCCTGCTGCAATCTTGACGCTGGAAAAACgaacatattacatacacgtTTGAAAAAATTGGCGAACAACCGAGCACCGCTAACAAGCTATACACAACGTAGACGCCCAACTTAGCTACACGTTAGCTACACGTCGATTTATTCGTCTTTTGGTTAGCCTCAAGCACTAAATAGGGCCGCCCGGCGTCGTTAATTGGTAGGTTTTCCTCGTCCTTACCTTTTCTGGGAGTTTTGTTTATCTGCCATTGTGATGAAATCAGAAAGGATCTGTACCTCGACACTCGACTGCACTCGATAATCGACTTGACAGCCTTACCGTTGAAGGTAGAGGCATGCGCAAATTCTTCCCCTCCTAGGCATGAAACAGATTTCCGAACCACTCCTCTTGTGCAGTCATTGCTCATCAGTTATTTTTAGACGCACATAAGCTGCAATACTTTGTTACTTGTTTGATTATATCAATAAAATGCTATCTGTATTATCCACCCAACAGCGTTATAGTGTTGTCTTTGCGATCAATTCACCAACACAAACGTATATCCATCGAAAGGCAAATCACAAATATAATTAATGCTCGTTTGTTGGCATTGCCAATGTACTTTGACCCTTCTCACTTCCACTAATACAAAAAAACAGGATCAAGTCGGAAGTGGTATTTGTCTGCCATGGGAAAAAGGaacataaacaaaaatattaggGACGCAACTTCAGTCTCCGCGGTTAAAAAGGTACAAGAGAGCGAAATGGCAAAACCGAAGAAATATAGCATGTTTTGCTATCCAGTTATTGCCTCACTAATAGCCATTTGTGTAGCACCACTGAAAGCTGAACTGTCTTCCTGTAAGTATATTCGGTAGAATTCAAGTCGCATTGTCACTTGGATGGCAAGGTTAGCAAGCTAATAGCTAATTAAATCACACCGTTCTCCACGTGACTGAAATATCCAATTCCTTATCTCGAGAGATCATGCTATTTCACCGAACCCTACATATCTACTAACTATAAGACATTTGATTCAATCCCGTGTGCGCAAGATAACAAATagagacattttttaaactggCACTAGAATTCAGCAGCGTCTATGCATTCACGTAAATCTTAAAAAACGACCTTAAGGCTTTTAAAATTCCCTCTCGGGGGTATTTGTCGGATTAAATGAGCATGTGACTGCAGCCGTCACAAAGCCAGCCCACTAGCTCACATGCTTCTGTCTTGCAGGCATTAACGTTAACCGTGTATACCCATTTCCCCCTCACCATCAAATTCCACATCTGTTTCCTTTGGTATATTAGTCAAATCATGCTGATTGGAAGTACATTTTGCGATGTAAGTTAAAGTGCATTTCTATCTGACTTTCTAATCAGTTGTAGGACATCAAAATAGCCTTTCTCTCATTTGTGTGGGACGAAATTCCATCTGCACGTCATTATATAAGGTAAATGTACTGGTTCGAATtagattttattgatttatattCTTATTGTTGTAAAGAATATGCAGGTGTGGCCGGTTGTAGAAGACAAGGAGCAACTTCACCATCATTGCATACTCAGTGCACACAAACGCATACATGCAAAGTGGATGTCATTACTCATGATGTGCTTCTGTCTCTCTCTACAGTTGGATTGTCTCAGTCCAAGCAACACTTAAACCTAAAGATGGATGAAGCTTTTTTGACAGTCATCAATGAACTGGATACCGAGGTGGCAGTGTCCTGGGTGTCACAGCGATGCTATCAGGTAAATGTATGTCCACGTGCACCTAATTGTCCGAATCTGTATGtaatttttcttctgttttggaTCCGCTAGTGTCTTTATCAACAGCTTGGAGTGGTCCCTGCTGTGACAAGCCCAGGTCAGCCAAGCTCGGAAGAGTTCATTGTTAGCACACAACATGAAATGACACTCCAAGTCAACACCACCCCTGTCAGCCTCAACCTCTGCTCGtaagttggaaaaaaacacaataattgCTTTTAGTAGAAcagtaaatgaaatgaaaaaaagaataatgtaagaaacaacaacaaccatgtCCAATCTCTTTGCTTGTATTTCCATTGTTTCAGAGTAGATCTTTGTACTTGACGTTCTTCATTGTTTGCTCCATATTGCAATCTTTGTACTTTCTTGCTGGCTAAAGCTTTTTTGGCTCCTCACTGCTAAAGTGGTTCTCTTCAGAATTGTAAGCGCcaattgtttgagttgtttttgcaTGATGTGACAATGAAGTTCTTTTTCATCTGCAGCGTCCCGTTCCACTTTGGGGAGCAGGGCAACTATTCTCTATGGCTGACAAATATAAATAACTCGGCGGTCAACTGCTCAATTGTGACTGATGCAGACCCAGTAAATAGTTACATACGTAAGTCCATCACACAAATTATACTATAAGCGTGATTTTAATTGTTGATGCAGTGTAACTCTTGTCCTAAAATCTGTGTAGCCCTTTTGGTGGCATTCCTTGTCTTTGCTGGGCTGGGAATATTGACTGCTTTGGGAAGAGCGATATTTGCGTAAGTCATGAGAtcatgtgtaaaaataaatgatggccgaatttaaatacattaaaatgtaaaatgaaattcaTAACCAAATATTTATCTCTTCAAAAGACTTGATTTAGTAAGGAGCGTCCTCTTCAGAATTGGGGGTACCATGGAGACCGAGAGGCTGATCAACTCTGTGAGTATTTAACCCAGAACTTGTGGCTTTTACCTTCATTTTCAGAAGCATGATGTGTGTCTTTGACTTAGGTCCTTGAATGAGGTAGCATGTATTCAGTGGTGAATGTCTCTCTCCAGGAGCTGGGCTCCCCTGGCAGGATGGTGATGCCAGTGACTGACAACATCCTTCCACCCCCACCCAATCCCAGCAAGAGGCTGCGATCTCTCGACACATTCAGAGGGTAAAACTGGCTGTCTTATTTTGTGCCATGTGCCCCACTCGCCTACTTAAACTTTGTTGGTGGACCTGTTTGGTTTGGCAGTTGTATCACCTCTTGACATGTAACAGAATAGAGGTGTGCTTGGCAAAGGAATGTAACttctgtataattttttttttaaaccagagttGGAGAAATGTTGGTTGTAACTAATTTGATTTATGCTATCAtgttaattaccggtacttgacaGGATCTCCTTGATTATTATGGTGTTTGTGAACTATGGAGGAGGGCGATATTGGTTCTTCAGACACGAGAGCTGGAACGGTGAGGGTTTGTTGCATTGTCTTGAAATACCCCCCAAAAACAGATCCTGAGGGACTGTTTGCTCTTTGTTTCATTGCAGGCCTAACTGTTGCAGATCTGGTCTTCCCTTGGTAAAAATCCAAGTTTCAACCGTCATttccattttcatgcacttctcGTTTATGTTTGTCATGGTTTCTAGCGCTCACTTCTCTTTTCAGGTTTGTTTTCATAATGGGAACATCTATCGCACTTTCAATCAATTCCATGCTCCGCTCAGGCTCCAGCCGTACTTCACTGCTGAAGAAAGTAGTGTGGAGAAGCCTGCAGCTCTTCATTATTGGCGTCCTCCTCATCAATCCCAACTACTGCCAGGGATTTTGTGAGTTTGAGcttcgtgtgtgtttttgctacTCTGCTGTGTTCAGCTCTGTAAATATTTCTACTCCACACCGCAGTGTCATGGGACAACTTGCGGATCCCAGGTGTGCTGCAGCGTCTTGCCTGGTCATACTTTGTTGTAGCCTGCCTAGATTTGTTGGTGGCAAGGGCTCATCTTGACATCCTACCAACGGTTAGACATGTTTATATACACTTCAGAGCTACAAAGGTGTAAATTACATCTAATTGCATCCTGACTGTGGTAATGTTTTGTTAATATGTCTATGAGGAAATATATGTCTTTTCCTCAGGATGCATGGTGGTACTCTTGCATTGAAGTATTGCTCTACTGGCCAGCCTGGGTCTTTGTGCTCCTCTTAGAAATCCTTTGGCTCTGCCTCACTTTTCTGCTTCCTGTACCAGGCTGCCCAACGTGAGTTAAAGATGgtggagtgtgtttgtgtgtacagtTTGGGTACTTACGATATGTTGTCATGTAATTTCTGGAAAGGATGCATTACCACCACTAAAGCGGTTATCTTTTTGCCAGGTCGGTTTGTTATTGCCACAATCCAAAAAGTTGTGACCCAAAAGTTGTACAACTGGAGCCTAAACCAAAAATAACCAAAGAGTGACTTCGCCAGAAACATTTTTAGCAAAAGTCCATACCTAATTCCACTGAAAAATCAGTGGCCGATCCAAAGTGGGCTGTGCACAAGATTTACTCAAAATCCGACTCATTTTTCGGCTTCTGTAAATAGTGGCTACATGTTTTCAAAGCCAAACTTTGCCATGGCGATAGGTCACATTCCTGttttataacattttttttaaactgccgtCATATTTCTGTGAATTTGATTTTCCTCTGTCCTCTCTTTTGAAACAGTGGCTATCTTGGTCCAGGTGGGATTGGCGACATGGGCATGTATGTAAATTGTACTGGTGGAGCAGCTGGTCTTGTTGACCGCTGGCTGCTCGGAGAAAACCACATCTACCAGACGCCCTCTGCAGGGGTGAGTGACAGACAAATACAACTGTCTAACTAAAATGGACACATACCAGACATTAGAAAATATTGCAAACTTTGTGGACTAAAGTTATTTTTCATTGAAGGTCATTTATGCCACTCACATACCATATGATCCTGAGGGTGTTCTTGGCAGCATCAACTCCATTGTCATGGCTTTTTTGGGGTTACAGGTACATATTTCTGTCTCTTTCTTAGCTATTTTAGTTTCACTTATACACAAGTAGGCCAAATTATTATGACACAGCAGTTTTAGAGAGAAGAACCCACAATGGTCTCTGCCAAGAAAGCAATgcatatttgacatataagtCACAAAGCCACAGACGGAAACAAAGAAATACCGTAACCTACCAtgaaacctgttttttttttttgcacccagcAAAGGGTGTCTTGAATCTGTGCAAGGTACAATTGAATGTAAAGACTGTCATGTCCTCAGCTACAGGTAATAGTTCCTCAAAAAGATGACACATAACACAGATGCagccaaaacacaaataaatggcTAAAGAACAAACCGTTTGCCTTTTCTGAGGAGCATACAGGCCAAGCAGTTAAGaggaatgggggaaaaaaatcatgctgACAGGGGCACACATCTCATTGAGTTTTGAGAAATATGATCGATTGCTTCAAAAAGTTGCGCAACACAATAATTAGTGTAGTGTACGCAATGTCTGATTTCCAATTGCTCATTTTCAGTAAATTGTTAGaatcccccctccctcctccacccATGTTAGGTCAGTGAACATTGTACCTTTATATTTCATAACAGAAAGGTACCAACAATTTTCTTTAGATGTGTGTAGCTCATGAGAGCAAAGAAGAACTCCACTGCAAAATGCTTTAACCATTGTCTCTTCGACTTTCTCAGGCAGGAAAGATCATTTTACACTACAGAGATCTTCATTCAAATATTATAGCAAGGTTCCTCATTTGGGGTCTCTTTTTGGTGAGCACTTCAGCTTTATAATGTTCAAGCGCGTGTTATTTTCGAGAAATTGCAGTCCTTTGATATGATGGAACACTGTACAGTACTTGGATTACATTAgtgatgacattttttgaaCGGGTAACTTTATtagaatatatttttaaagtaacCATTAAAACTCTGCTCATGGAATACTTTGTGAACCACACGCGCACGCTCATGACAATATGGGATAATATATCAGTATTTTGTGTCACATACAGGGCATCGTATCAGCTGTTCTCACAAAGTGTTCCACAGACCATGGATACATACCTGTCAATAAGAATCTATGGTAATTATGATGTTCTCTggtctttcatgttttttttttactcaaatacTTGAATACAGCATCCCCTTTAATTTTaggtctctgtcctatgtgacAACACTGGCCTGCTTTGCCTATGTACTGCTTGTTGTGGTCTACTACACCATAGATGTGAAAAAGTGGTGGTCTGGAGCACCGTTCTTTTACCCAGGTGAGCACTGCACTCATTGTCACAACGCTAGATTCCAGTTTAGCAATATAGAAAACACTTAATAGACCTTTCAAGCCGAAAATTGGGTACACCTGCATGGTCTTATGGAATTAAATACAAGTGCTGTGGCACACATTCTGTCATGACAAAGATGGTGTGTGTTTCAGGaaataagaacaataaaaaatcccaaagctAAACAGTATCACAACAATCTTCCacctatgctttttttttttttaaatcaggcatgAACTCCATCCTGGTGTATGTGGGCCATGAGGTGTTTGAGGACTACTTCCCCTTCCGCTGGCGCATGGCCAACACTCAGTCCCATGCTGAGCACCTCACCCAGAACCTGGTGGCTGTTTCTTGTTGGGTTCTCATCTCCTATGTGCTGTATAGGAAAAAGATATTCTGGAAAATATAAGAGGTGCTGTGATTTTGGACTCAGCCTTGCTGGATTAATCTTCTAAAATGCTCGGAATTGGACAGTAGGGGACACAACTGCATCCAGGCTGTATTTGAAAATCTCTATGACTGTTCTGTTTGCATGATTTTGTTTCTTAATGTTTTGGTCACATGCATACTGGATAAAGGACACGGAATGACTTTTGACATGGCTTTCTAGCAGCTGACTTGTGCTAGATATCTTGTGACTCAGGAAGTAATGGGACCAAAATAGATTGTTATATTGGGAATATGATGATGGTCAGAGTTAATCTTTGTTTTCCTCAACACTAATAACTGATTTTTAATTCCTGATTTTGCACAGCCTGCGAGTATGAAAGTAGTCACGTGTAGCTGTCTAGCCCCTTTGTAGGCCACTTGGAGCTTGGTATTCCTCCAGTCGTCACCCAGCAGCAAACATTCACCTTCACGTTTGATATTTCTATTTCATGTAAAACTGAAATTGTTTGAATGTATAGTCATGAACCAAGTGCTATTTCAGACCTCTGCAATGCCATAAATTCTCTGTATAACATTGAAGTAATTGGGGTATTTTATGTCACTGTTTTGTCTGTTGGGTTGTAAAGCAGTAggcatgacttgtttttttcccct encodes:
- the dctn6 gene encoding dynactin subunit 6 isoform X1 encodes the protein MSNDCTRGVVRKSVSCLGGEEFAHASTFNGKAVKSIIECSRVSSVKIAAGAVVCVESEIKGDVTIGPRTVVHPKARIIAEAGPIVIGEGNLIEEQAVIINSYPENITPDVEVEPKTMTIGINNVFEVGCLSQALKIGDNNVIESKADVGRNVILTSGCIIGAFCQVNTCEVIPENTVIYGSGCMRRVQTERPQPQTLQLDFLMKILPNYHHLKKTIKASHTAS
- the dctn6 gene encoding dynactin subunit 6 isoform X2, with amino-acid sequence MADKQNSQKSVKIAAGAVVCVESEIKGDVTIGPRTVVHPKARIIAEAGPIVIGEGNLIEEQAVIINSYPENITPDVEVEPKTMTIGINNVFEVGCLSQALKIGDNNVIESKADVGRNVILTSGCIIGAFCQVNTCEVIPENTVIYGSGCMRRVQTERPQPQTLQLDFLMKILPNYHHLKKTIKASHTAS
- the hgsnat gene encoding heparan-alpha-glucosaminide N-acetyltransferase isoform X1, which produces MGKRNINKNIRDATSVSAVKKVQESEMAKPKKYSMFCYPVIASLIAICVAPLKAELSSFGLSQSKQHLNLKMDEAFLTVINELDTEVAVSWVSQRCYQCLYQQLGVVPAVTSPGQPSSEEFIVSTQHEMTLQVNTTPVSLNLCSVPFHFGEQGNYSLWLTNINNSAVNCSIVTDADPVNSYIPLLVAFLVFAGLGILTALGRAIFALDLVRSVLFRIGGTMETERLINSELGSPGRMVMPVTDNILPPPPNPSKRLRSLDTFRGISLIIMVFVNYGGGRYWFFRHESWNGLTVADLVFPWFVFIMGTSIALSINSMLRSGSSRTSLLKKVVWRSLQLFIIGVLLINPNYCQGFLSWDNLRIPGVLQRLAWSYFVVACLDLLVARAHLDILPTDAWWYSCIEVLLYWPAWVFVLLLEILWLCLTFLLPVPGCPTGYLGPGGIGDMGMYVNCTGGAAGLVDRWLLGENHIYQTPSAGVIYATHIPYDPEGVLGSINSIVMAFLGLQAGKIILHYRDLHSNIIARFLIWGLFLGIVSAVLTKCSTDHGYIPVNKNLWSLSYVTTLACFAYVLLVVVYYTIDVKKWWSGAPFFYPGMNSILVYVGHEVFEDYFPFRWRMANTQSHAEHLTQNLVAVSCWVLISYVLYRKKIFWKI
- the hgsnat gene encoding heparan-alpha-glucosaminide N-acetyltransferase isoform X2, giving the protein MDEAFLTVINELDTEVAVSWVSQRCYQCLYQQLGVVPAVTSPGQPSSEEFIVSTQHEMTLQVNTTPVSLNLCSVPFHFGEQGNYSLWLTNINNSAVNCSIVTDADPVNSYIPLLVAFLVFAGLGILTALGRAIFALDLVRSVLFRIGGTMETERLINSELGSPGRMVMPVTDNILPPPPNPSKRLRSLDTFRGISLIIMVFVNYGGGRYWFFRHESWNGLTVADLVFPWFVFIMGTSIALSINSMLRSGSSRTSLLKKVVWRSLQLFIIGVLLINPNYCQGFLSWDNLRIPGVLQRLAWSYFVVACLDLLVARAHLDILPTDAWWYSCIEVLLYWPAWVFVLLLEILWLCLTFLLPVPGCPTGYLGPGGIGDMGMYVNCTGGAAGLVDRWLLGENHIYQTPSAGVIYATHIPYDPEGVLGSINSIVMAFLGLQAGKIILHYRDLHSNIIARFLIWGLFLGIVSAVLTKCSTDHGYIPVNKNLWSLSYVTTLACFAYVLLVVVYYTIDVKKWWSGAPFFYPGMNSILVYVGHEVFEDYFPFRWRMANTQSHAEHLTQNLVAVSCWVLISYVLYRKKIFWKI